The Limnochorda sp. LNt genome includes a region encoding these proteins:
- a CDS encoding FAD-binding protein — translation MDTSPSPSGPGVLTPRSVEEARELLMASRPVLARGAGTKWAMADPPSGAWLMDMRQLAGIVEYEPAEFTVTARAGTPLRTLVELLASHGQYLPFDPPFVEAGATVGGAVASALSGPGRLRFGGVRDFVLGIRFLDGEGRLVRGGGKVVKNAAGFDLPKLFCGSRGRLGVIVEVTLKVFPAPRAFGTVVVSLDTVEEAAAALRDLARSPLEPHAVDLVPPEAVAGGWERADRPLAPSASRPPTTLLVRVGGSPDALDAWIGRMEARLGRRGLRLHGEAEAALWVRLRDLRWLPPAWRLIRLHLVPSLLSRAERTLGRLGAVRHYSVAGNVGWAAVPSEADWGELVRALQALGAPAMAMRGAPPGGVWVVAPPGEAFARRVKQALDPGQRFGPL, via the coding sequence GTGGACACGTCGCCGTCCCCGTCGGGGCCCGGCGTCCTGACGCCCCGCAGCGTGGAAGAGGCCCGGGAGCTCTTGATGGCCTCGCGGCCGGTGCTGGCGAGAGGGGCGGGCACCAAGTGGGCGATGGCCGACCCGCCGTCCGGCGCCTGGCTGATGGACATGCGCCAGCTGGCCGGGATCGTGGAGTACGAGCCCGCCGAGTTCACCGTGACCGCCAGGGCCGGCACCCCCCTGCGGACGCTGGTGGAGCTCCTCGCCTCGCACGGCCAGTACCTGCCTTTCGATCCCCCCTTCGTCGAGGCCGGGGCCACGGTGGGAGGGGCGGTGGCGTCGGCGCTGTCGGGCCCCGGCCGGCTGCGCTTCGGTGGGGTGCGCGACTTCGTCCTGGGGATCCGCTTCCTGGACGGGGAGGGGCGCCTCGTCCGAGGGGGCGGCAAGGTGGTCAAGAACGCCGCCGGCTTCGACCTCCCCAAGCTCTTCTGTGGCAGCCGGGGCCGTCTGGGCGTGATCGTCGAGGTGACCCTCAAGGTCTTCCCCGCGCCGCGGGCCTTCGGCACGGTCGTCGTCTCGCTGGACACCGTGGAAGAGGCGGCGGCTGCCCTGCGCGACCTGGCCCGGAGCCCCCTGGAGCCGCACGCCGTCGACCTGGTGCCGCCCGAGGCGGTGGCGGGCGGCTGGGAGAGGGCCGATCGCCCGCTCGCCCCGTCGGCGAGCCGGCCCCCGACCACCCTGCTGGTGCGGGTGGGAGGCTCCCCGGATGCCCTGGACGCCTGGATCGGGCGGATGGAGGCACGCCTCGGCCGCCGGGGGCTGCGCCTGCACGGCGAGGCCGAGGCGGCTCTCTGGGTAAGGCTGCGCGACCTGCGCTGGTTGCCCCCGGCATGGCGGCTCATCCGGCTGCACCTCGTGCCGTCGCTGCTGTCCCGGGCCGAGCGGACCCTGGGGCGCCTCGGCGCCGTCCGGCACTACAGCGTGGCGGGCAACGTCGGATGGGCCGCCGTGCCCTCCGAGGCGGACTGGGGCGAGCTCGTCCGGGCGCTGCAGGCGCTGGGGGCGCCGGCGATGGCGATGCGGGGCGCGCCGCCCGGTGGCGTCTGGGTGGTGGCCCCGCCCGGCGAGGCCTTCGCGCGGCGCGTCAAGCAGGCGCTGGACCCGGGCCAACGCTTCGGCCCGCTGTGA